The following are encoded together in the Flavihumibacter fluvii genome:
- a CDS encoding DNA-3-methyladenine glycosylase I, whose protein sequence is MSYCRAITYMPDHKKELHKAYHDNLYGFPINDDNELFCRLVLEINQAGLSWETILKKEITFRKAYHNFNIKKVAAYTDKDRERLLADPGIIRNRLKVNAAIENAKTILLLQKEYGSFEKWLSHQHPRTKEEWVKLFKKTFKFTGGEIVNEFLMSIGYLEGAHSPDCTIYKKVLKAKPMWQKGKEKQSR, encoded by the coding sequence ATGTCATACTGCAGGGCCATAACCTATATGCCAGACCATAAAAAAGAGCTGCATAAGGCTTACCACGACAACCTGTATGGTTTTCCCATTAACGACGACAATGAATTATTTTGCCGCCTGGTCCTGGAAATCAACCAGGCCGGACTTAGCTGGGAAACTATCCTGAAAAAGGAGATCACCTTCAGGAAGGCCTACCACAATTTCAATATTAAAAAAGTGGCTGCCTATACAGACAAAGACCGGGAAAGGTTGCTGGCAGATCCGGGTATCATCCGCAACCGCCTGAAAGTTAATGCGGCTATTGAGAACGCCAAAACCATTCTCCTGCTTCAGAAAGAATATGGTTCATTCGAAAAATGGCTGAGTCATCAACATCCCAGGACAAAAGAAGAGTGGGTCAAACTGTTTAAGAAAACCTTCAAATTCACTGGCGGGGAAATTGTGAATGAGTTCTTAATGAGTATCGGATACCTTGAAGGCGCCCATTCACCAGATTGTACAATTTATAAAAAGGTGCTGAAAGCAAAACCCATGTGGCAAAAAGGTAAAGAAAAGCAGAGCCGGTAA
- a CDS encoding WD40/YVTN/BNR-like repeat-containing protein codes for MKNTLLILLLSILNSCNGQDKGAEGIVYFSRDKGMTWKNTSDGLPEKISIGLGGIAASTSMLGLATKEDGIFIFDFKANKWLSIPTDEQIIKSNPGGLIFFKNEIFVGTQFGGIFSSTNQGKNWTSKNSGLGNLTVRKFAEIDNTLYAGTNDGLYSYNEVLKKWKFEYGQSSLQVNGIAELDGTIYIATNKGIYTPAGNSKNWKQVFPGHSLHNISSSENTIYAMAYNELFSSADRGKSWQSIQSGLPKGLYTFNVTKNHTTVFAGQWDGVYRKDGPGEAWKYSGNGLPGGFAATNLKTYHGILIISCSERKLKQGMPAKE; via the coding sequence ATGAAAAATACGCTACTAATACTTCTGTTGTCAATTTTAAATTCCTGTAATGGCCAGGATAAAGGGGCTGAAGGAATAGTCTATTTTTCCAGGGATAAAGGGATGACCTGGAAAAATACAAGTGATGGCCTTCCGGAAAAAATAAGCATCGGGCTAGGTGGTATTGCTGCTTCAACCTCCATGCTTGGCCTTGCCACAAAAGAAGACGGGATATTTATTTTTGATTTCAAGGCGAATAAATGGCTTAGCATTCCAACTGACGAACAGATTATAAAAAGTAATCCAGGTGGCCTGATTTTTTTTAAGAACGAAATTTTTGTTGGGACGCAATTTGGTGGGATTTTCTCCTCAACAAACCAAGGAAAAAACTGGACTTCAAAAAATTCAGGACTTGGCAATTTAACTGTCCGGAAATTTGCTGAAATTGACAATACACTATATGCAGGCACAAATGATGGTTTGTATTCTTACAATGAAGTACTTAAAAAATGGAAATTTGAATACGGCCAAAGTTCATTGCAAGTAAACGGGATAGCTGAACTTGATGGAACGATTTATATTGCAACAAATAAAGGAATATATACACCAGCAGGAAATTCAAAAAACTGGAAACAAGTATTTCCAGGGCATTCATTGCATAATATCAGCTCATCTGAAAATACCATTTATGCAATGGCCTACAATGAATTATTTTCTTCTGCCGACAGAGGTAAAAGTTGGCAAAGTATCCAAAGCGGATTACCGAAAGGCTTATATACTTTCAACGTAACGAAAAATCATACTACTGTATTTGCCGGACAATGGGACGGGGTATACAGGAAGGATGGTCCAGGCGAAGCCTGGAAATATTCAGGAAATGGGCTACCGGGCGGATTTGCTGCAACTAATTTAAAAACCTACCATGGAATTTTAATTATAAGTTGCTCAGAAAGAAAACTCAAACAAGGAATGCCGGCAAAAGAATAG
- a CDS encoding YqhA family protein: MSKIIRFCISIIVSLVLLNGLLFMIMGIYRSIHAYMILAHGRVEDKPGVMIAESLDSFLIALFFVIFALGIAKLFLPKTNFMNGYELPWLNIENFSQLKYIMWEMLLTTIFVYYVSKIVIAENQLEWTMLIFPGSILMLAVAFKLLKQSH; this comes from the coding sequence ATGAGTAAAATAATCAGGTTCTGTATATCAATAATTGTATCCCTGGTTCTTCTGAACGGTCTGCTTTTCATGATCATGGGAATATATAGAAGCATACATGCCTATATGATTTTGGCACACGGAAGAGTTGAAGACAAACCCGGGGTGATGATTGCTGAATCACTGGATAGTTTTTTGATTGCACTATTTTTCGTCATATTCGCCCTGGGTATAGCAAAACTGTTTTTACCAAAGACCAATTTCATGAATGGGTACGAACTGCCCTGGCTTAACATAGAAAATTTTTCACAGCTCAAATATATCATGTGGGAAATGCTATTAACGACCATTTTCGTTTATTATGTTTCGAAGATTGTTATAGCTGAAAACCAGCTGGAATGGACTATGCTGATTTTTCCGGGCTCGATTCTAATGCTTGCAGTAGCATTTAAACTATTGAAACAGTCGCATTAA
- a CDS encoding DinB family protein has translation MKETQRISKLLDQLYHGPSWIEVNILSVIQEITAKQAATKVLQNCNSIWEIINHLISWREEILQRVQGNIKESPADNYFRPIMDSSETAWTTTLQKLEQSQRDWLELLASFDPDILEKSYPSGRFTYYELFHGIIQHDAYHLGQIVLLAKQHH, from the coding sequence ATGAAAGAAACGCAAAGAATAAGCAAGCTCCTGGACCAACTCTATCATGGACCTTCCTGGATAGAAGTCAACATACTTTCAGTAATACAAGAGATAACTGCAAAACAGGCTGCAACAAAAGTGCTGCAGAACTGCAATTCAATATGGGAAATCATCAACCACCTGATCAGTTGGCGCGAAGAAATATTGCAAAGGGTGCAAGGCAACATAAAGGAATCACCCGCGGATAATTATTTCAGGCCCATCATGGACAGTTCTGAAACCGCATGGACAACAACACTACAAAAACTGGAACAGAGCCAGCGGGATTGGCTTGAACTATTGGCCAGTTTCGATCCTGATATCCTGGAAAAGAGTTATCCTTCAGGCAGGTTTACCTATTATGAACTTTTTCATGGCATCATCCAGCACGATGCTTATCATTTAGGACAGATCGTATTACTGGCCAAACAACATCATTAA
- a CDS encoding OmpA family protein, producing the protein MQINIRMMLIGASVISIGFGACKTMNNTKKGVLIGAGAGGVVGAGVGKAAGNTAVGAIVGAAVGGVTGGIIGRNMDKQAKEMESIPGAKVERVGEGINVTFDSGVLFPTDGSSVSSGAQGKLDELATILAKYPDTYVLVEGHTDATGTRSYNKKLSHKRAASVSEYLKERNIKDSRVRSAWYGEDQPKYPNDTDANMAQNRRVEFAIYANEEGVRKAKEAAGS; encoded by the coding sequence ATGCAAATAAATATCAGGATGATGCTCATTGGAGCATCTGTAATTAGTATCGGGTTTGGTGCCTGTAAAACAATGAATAACACCAAGAAGGGCGTCCTTATTGGCGCAGGTGCCGGTGGCGTTGTAGGTGCTGGGGTTGGCAAAGCCGCAGGTAACACAGCTGTTGGCGCCATCGTTGGTGCGGCTGTTGGCGGAGTGACTGGCGGCATAATTGGCCGCAATATGGATAAGCAGGCGAAGGAAATGGAAAGTATACCAGGTGCAAAGGTTGAACGTGTTGGGGAAGGTATTAATGTAACATTTGATTCAGGCGTGCTATTTCCAACCGATGGATCATCTGTCTCATCAGGTGCGCAGGGCAAACTGGATGAACTCGCAACCATTCTTGCAAAATACCCTGATACCTATGTTTTGGTAGAAGGGCATACTGATGCTACCGGAACCAGGTCGTATAATAAAAAACTTTCCCATAAAAGGGCTGCATCGGTAAGTGAATACCTGAAAGAACGTAATATAAAAGATAGCCGCGTAAGGTCTGCCTGGTACGGAGAGGACCAGCCTAAATATCCGAATGATACGGATGCTAATATGGCCCAGAACAGGCGGGTTGAATTTGCGATCTATGCGAATGAAGAAGGCGTAAGGAAAGCGAAAGAGGCCGCTGGTTCATAA
- a CDS encoding S66 peptidase family protein, translating to MTIPSYLRPGDTIGLVCPAGFMLPEKWQTCMEQLQQWGYKIKLGKTMHSSSTNYFSGTDEERLADLQAMLDDRSLKAILCGRGGYGISRIIDKVNFKQFAKHPKWVIGFSDITVLHACINRHLKIATLHAPMAGAFNDEGYSLPYVQSLRSALQGRKAKYKTQPHHFNQPGTATAPVVGGNLSLVAHLVGTPSAYKTKGRILFLEDVGEYLYNIDRMFIQLKRAGVFDGLAGLIIGGFTDNKDTERPFGKTAYEIIREHFQEYKYPICFDFPISHAIENYAIKVGATYQLKVSPKTVRLDEA from the coding sequence ATGACGATACCTTCATACCTGAGACCCGGCGATACAATTGGACTTGTTTGCCCTGCTGGTTTTATGCTGCCCGAAAAATGGCAGACCTGTATGGAACAGCTACAGCAATGGGGCTATAAGATCAAGCTGGGCAAAACCATGCATAGCAGCTCCACCAATTATTTTTCCGGCACCGATGAAGAACGCCTGGCTGACCTTCAGGCCATGCTCGACGACCGGTCATTAAAGGCGATCCTTTGCGGTCGCGGTGGCTATGGCATAAGCCGCATTATCGACAAGGTCAATTTCAAACAATTTGCCAAACACCCGAAATGGGTCATCGGTTTCAGTGACATCACTGTATTGCATGCCTGCATCAACCGCCACCTGAAAATTGCCACCCTGCACGCCCCGATGGCAGGGGCTTTCAATGATGAAGGCTATTCACTGCCTTATGTGCAGTCACTTCGTTCTGCCCTGCAAGGAAGAAAAGCGAAATATAAAACACAACCGCATCATTTTAACCAGCCTGGTACCGCAACTGCACCGGTTGTAGGCGGTAACCTTAGCCTGGTTGCACACCTTGTTGGTACGCCATCAGCCTACAAAACAAAAGGACGTATCCTTTTCCTCGAAGACGTTGGTGAATATCTCTACAATATCGACCGCATGTTCATCCAGCTCAAAAGAGCCGGGGTCTTTGATGGACTGGCCGGACTCATCATCGGCGGCTTTACCGATAATAAAGATACGGAAAGGCCTTTTGGAAAAACAGCATATGAGATCATCCGCGAGCATTTTCAGGAATATAAATACCCCATTTGTTTTGATTTCCCTATCAGTCACGCCATAGAAAACTATGCGATCAAAGTTGGGGCTACTTACCAGTTGAAAGTCAGTCCTAAAACAGTACGGCTGGATGAAGCCTAA
- a CDS encoding MFS transporter, whose product MNRSYYTVGLIMLTFFVISFLTNIIGPLVPDIIKGFDLSLTLVALLPFAFFIAYGVMSIPTGMMLERYKEKKVMVAAFVVSFLGSLMLALFPNYLSAVLSLFLIGCGMAMLQVVINPLLRTSGGEEHYAFNSILAQLIFGLASFVSPLVYSSMVSRLQGPSITTGMMALLQKNTPGHLPWISLYWLFAVISLAMIVIIIFSRFPKVELSQDEKAGTIQTYIDLFKKRVVVLYFFGLFCYVGTEQGVANWISQFLSTYHGYDPQKTGAEIVAYFWGLMTAGGVLGLLLVKLMDSRKVLILFSVLALVSLTVALFGPGNWALVAFPMFGFFASVFYPIIFSLALNSVTEHHGSFAGILVTGIVGGAVIPLIVGWLGDLLGLRYGMLFIYITMGYILSIGFWARPIVTNKTISRRKKESIS is encoded by the coding sequence ATGAACCGTAGCTATTATACCGTTGGCCTGATTATGCTCACGTTTTTTGTGATCTCTTTCCTTACGAATATTATAGGTCCCCTGGTTCCGGATATCATCAAGGGGTTTGACCTAAGCCTAACACTGGTCGCCTTGCTGCCCTTTGCCTTTTTCATTGCATATGGTGTAATGTCAATTCCAACCGGTATGATGTTGGAACGTTACAAGGAAAAAAAAGTAATGGTGGCGGCTTTCGTGGTATCCTTTCTGGGGTCCCTCATGCTGGCGCTTTTCCCCAATTACCTCAGCGCAGTTTTATCCTTGTTCCTGATCGGTTGTGGAATGGCCATGTTGCAGGTGGTCATCAATCCATTGCTTCGTACTTCTGGCGGGGAAGAACATTATGCCTTCAATTCCATCCTGGCACAATTAATTTTTGGGCTCGCCTCTTTTGTTAGCCCACTCGTATATTCCAGTATGGTATCCAGGCTGCAGGGCCCATCGATAACGACCGGGATGATGGCGCTTTTGCAAAAAAATACACCTGGCCATTTGCCCTGGATTTCCCTTTATTGGTTATTTGCCGTGATTTCCCTGGCCATGATTGTTATTATCATCTTTTCCCGCTTCCCGAAAGTTGAACTTAGCCAGGATGAAAAGGCCGGGACTATACAGACTTATATCGACCTGTTCAAAAAACGGGTGGTTGTCCTTTATTTCTTTGGCTTATTTTGTTATGTGGGTACAGAACAGGGTGTGGCCAACTGGATATCACAATTCCTGAGTACCTACCACGGCTATGATCCCCAAAAGACCGGCGCAGAGATTGTGGCTTATTTCTGGGGCCTGATGACTGCCGGTGGCGTATTGGGTTTACTACTGGTAAAGCTGATGGATAGCAGGAAAGTATTGATCCTCTTTTCCGTATTAGCGCTGGTATCTTTAACGGTGGCGCTTTTTGGTCCGGGTAACTGGGCCCTGGTCGCCTTTCCTATGTTTGGTTTTTTCGCATCAGTGTTTTATCCGATAATATTTTCCCTGGCCCTGAATTCTGTTACAGAGCACCATGGTTCATTTGCGGGCATCCTGGTGACCGGTATTGTAGGCGGGGCTGTGATCCCGCTGATCGTGGGCTGGCTGGGTGATTTGCTTGGACTGCGTTACGGAATGTTATTCATCTACATAACCATGGGATATATTTTAAGTATTGGATTCTGGGCACGCCCCATTGTTACTAATAAAACCATCAGCAGGAGGAAAAAAGAATCGATCAGCTAA
- a CDS encoding ROK family protein, producing MQDKLVIGIDLGATNIRGGLVSGNVITNAHGKPIRSHGTKEEVLQDIFDITDQLVNEKVAGIGIGVPSVVDLAEGIVYDVQYIPSWKEVPLKKLMEERYKVPVFVNNDANCFALGEFYFGKGIGAEHMIGLTLGTGIGAGVIINKRLYAGPNCGAGEFGMADYLDHHYEYYASGQFFQNVYHTDGQIVHKRAQAGDPRSLQWYAEMGTHLGNTIKLVLYAYDPPLIVFGGSVRLAYPFFQKTMWERINTFAYTRTLKRLRIELSELQNSGILGAAGLYYDAEK from the coding sequence ATGCAAGACAAACTGGTAATAGGAATCGACCTGGGTGCAACGAATATCCGGGGTGGACTGGTCTCAGGAAATGTGATCACTAACGCGCATGGCAAACCGATACGCAGTCATGGAACAAAGGAAGAGGTGTTACAGGATATATTTGATATTACAGACCAGCTGGTGAATGAAAAGGTTGCAGGTATTGGCATTGGCGTTCCCAGTGTGGTAGACCTTGCAGAAGGCATAGTATATGATGTGCAATACATTCCTTCCTGGAAAGAAGTGCCTCTAAAAAAGCTCATGGAAGAACGGTACAAAGTGCCGGTCTTTGTAAATAATGATGCCAATTGTTTTGCCCTGGGAGAGTTTTATTTTGGCAAAGGCATTGGTGCCGAACATATGATCGGACTCACACTGGGAACGGGTATTGGTGCAGGTGTGATTATTAACAAGCGACTGTATGCCGGACCTAATTGTGGTGCCGGGGAATTCGGCATGGCCGATTATCTTGACCACCATTATGAATATTACGCCAGCGGCCAGTTTTTCCAGAATGTTTACCATACCGACGGCCAGATCGTACATAAGCGCGCGCAGGCCGGTGATCCAAGATCCCTTCAATGGTATGCAGAGATGGGTACCCACCTGGGCAATACAATCAAGCTGGTCTTGTATGCCTATGATCCGCCGTTGATTGTTTTTGGTGGTTCAGTCAGGCTTGCTTATCCCTTTTTTCAAAAAACAATGTGGGAGCGCATCAACACTTTTGCCTATACGAGAACGCTGAAGCGATTGCGCATTGAATTATCCGAACTGCAAAACAGTGGCATACTGGGTGCAGCCGGATTGTATTATGATGCTGAAAAATAA
- a CDS encoding glycosyltransferase family 39 protein encodes MKVNRSFILAGFILVKFILQYYLISPDYDLQRDEYLHLDQGNHLAWGYLSVPPVTSWISRIIQLLGNTVFWVKFFPALFGALTIVIIWKAIEALKGNLFALILGATCILFSSLLRLNTLYQPNSLDVLSWTTFYYMLIRYIHSEQPKWLYFGAIIFAIGFLNKYNIAFLVLGLIPAILLTEHRRILTQQNFYGAVLLGLVLVSPNLIWQYQNSFPVLHHMQELAATQLVHVNRWDFFKDQILFFLGALFVIFASLHALLFYPPFIKYRCFFWALAFTLLVFVYFKAKSYYAIGLYPIYISFGAVFLGNLLNTGWKKYVQPVTIAIPLLFFIPLYKIAFPNKSPEQIRNNSQPYKDLGLLRWEDGKDHELPQDFADMLGWKQLADKVDSVCSSLPNLDHTLILCDNYGQAGAINYYMRNRKIRANSFNADYINWLPLQQKITDAILVKEDNDEDKGRKTEIPLFDTVYLAAKRINALAREPEISIYVLRGAKVDINQRIIDEMERKKNWQ; translated from the coding sequence ATGAAAGTAAACAGGTCATTTATTCTGGCAGGGTTTATCCTGGTAAAATTCATTCTTCAATACTATTTAATTAGTCCGGACTATGATTTACAACGAGACGAATACCTGCACCTGGACCAGGGCAATCACCTCGCATGGGGCTATTTATCCGTTCCACCGGTAACCTCCTGGATTTCCAGGATCATTCAGTTGCTGGGAAATACTGTTTTTTGGGTCAAATTTTTTCCTGCTTTATTTGGCGCTTTGACTATTGTAATTATATGGAAAGCCATAGAAGCCTTAAAAGGTAACCTGTTCGCTTTAATATTAGGGGCAACCTGCATATTATTCTCTTCGCTGCTCAGGTTAAACACGCTGTACCAGCCAAATTCCCTGGATGTTTTAAGCTGGACAACTTTTTATTACATGCTGATCAGGTACATTCATTCAGAACAACCAAAATGGCTCTATTTCGGTGCCATAATATTCGCTATCGGATTTTTGAATAAATACAATATCGCTTTCCTGGTCCTTGGCCTCATTCCAGCCATCCTGCTGACTGAACATCGCCGAATCTTAACGCAACAAAATTTTTACGGTGCGGTATTACTCGGACTTGTCCTCGTATCCCCCAACCTGATCTGGCAATACCAGAACAGTTTCCCGGTTTTACACCATATGCAGGAATTAGCAGCTACACAATTGGTACATGTAAACAGGTGGGATTTCTTTAAAGACCAAATACTTTTCTTTCTAGGGGCCTTGTTCGTGATTTTTGCTTCACTTCATGCTTTATTATTCTACCCGCCTTTTATAAAATACAGGTGCTTCTTTTGGGCCCTGGCATTCACCCTCCTTGTTTTTGTATACTTTAAGGCTAAGTCTTACTATGCGATCGGCTTATACCCAATATATATTTCGTTTGGTGCCGTTTTCCTGGGTAATTTGTTAAATACAGGATGGAAAAAATATGTTCAACCGGTTACTATAGCCATACCTCTTCTATTTTTCATTCCACTCTACAAGATCGCTTTTCCCAATAAAAGTCCGGAACAGATCCGCAATAATTCACAACCCTATAAAGACCTCGGCCTACTGCGCTGGGAAGATGGCAAAGACCACGAATTACCACAGGATTTTGCCGATATGCTTGGCTGGAAACAATTGGCTGATAAAGTAGATTCGGTTTGTTCCAGCCTGCCAAACCTGGACCATACCCTGATCCTTTGCGACAATTATGGACAGGCGGGTGCCATCAATTATTACATGCGCAATAGAAAGATCAGGGCAAATTCATTTAATGCTGATTATATCAACTGGTTACCCTTACAACAAAAAATCACAGATGCGATCCTGGTGAAGGAGGATAATGATGAAGACAAGGGCAGAAAGACTGAAATTCCCTTATTCGACACGGTATATCTGGCAGCTAAAAGGATAAATGCACTTGCCAGGGAACCTGAAATATCTATTTATGTGTTGCGGGGAGCCAAAGTGGATATCAATCAACGCATCATTGATGAAATGGAAAGAAAGAAAAACTGGCAATAA
- a CDS encoding alpha/beta fold hydrolase codes for MGIRSCFVVVACWLCVSGFAQNNKSGHFTSFDSTRIYYEVKGNGFPVLLVHGFTGTGEDWKKIDLYNQLVTCGFSVITVDLRGNGKSDKPHDSIAYLNDAEAKDLMGLIHSLGFKNYFALGYSRGSIILARLLVLDKHIQATVLGGMGADFTNPQWPRRIAFYNALMNDTTVAFAPFYKRIKENNLDQLALAYQQYGQPSTSKEELGRIRQKVLVVCGVEDKDNGKGQELAALIPNAWFVETPGTHGSAWHTPEFSATVVSFLQQNK; via the coding sequence ATGGGAATACGTTCATGTTTTGTGGTAGTTGCCTGTTGGTTATGTGTTAGCGGCTTTGCGCAGAATAATAAGTCAGGACATTTTACCTCCTTCGACAGTACAAGGATCTATTATGAAGTAAAAGGAAATGGTTTTCCTGTATTGCTGGTTCATGGTTTCACGGGCACCGGCGAAGATTGGAAAAAAATTGATCTGTATAACCAACTTGTGACTTGCGGTTTTTCAGTCATCACTGTTGACCTCAGGGGTAATGGAAAATCTGACAAACCACACGACAGTATTGCGTACCTGAATGACGCCGAAGCAAAGGACCTTATGGGATTGATCCATTCACTCGGCTTCAAAAATTATTTTGCACTGGGATATTCCCGGGGATCAATCATACTGGCCCGCCTACTGGTACTTGACAAACATATTCAGGCTACAGTATTAGGCGGGATGGGCGCAGATTTCACTAATCCGCAATGGCCTAGGCGGATCGCTTTCTATAATGCCCTGATGAATGATACCACTGTTGCGTTTGCTCCGTTTTATAAAAGGATAAAAGAAAATAACCTGGACCAGCTTGCACTGGCCTACCAGCAATATGGGCAACCTTCAACCAGTAAGGAAGAGTTGGGCCGGATCAGGCAAAAAGTTTTGGTAGTATGCGGGGTTGAGGACAAAGACAATGGTAAAGGCCAGGAACTGGCAGCACTAATTCCCAACGCATGGTTTGTTGAAACGCCCGGCACCCATGGCTCAGCATGGCATACTCCGGAATTCAGTGCAACAGTTGTTTCCTTCCTGCAACAAAATAAATGA